In the genome of Tropicibacter oceani, one region contains:
- a CDS encoding class I SAM-dependent RNA methyltransferase yields the protein MTTIKIERLGHKGDGIAAGPIFVPGALPGEEVTGDVKGGVMAAPKIVTPVPDRVKPPCAHAKGCGGCQLQHASDGFVADWKTQVVARALEAHDLSTEIRPCITSAAQSRRRASFSARRTKKGALAGFHQKGSDVIVPVPNCRLVTPALAASLPMVEALAVLGASRKGEISVLVTQSRTGLDVSVTGGKEMDADFRRDLADLARDHDLARIAWDDEVLTRRAPIQRFGKADVTPPPGAFMQATEDGEAALLAGVREALGPLGKNAKIADLFAGCGTFSLPLAQDARVHAVEGDQAMMQALDHGWRNAEGLKLVTHQVRDLFRNPLMLDELDRLDGVVIDPPRAGAEAQMVEIARARVPKVAHVSCNPVTFARDCAVLTRAGYRLDFVQVVDQFRWSTHVEVVAGLTLIK from the coding sequence ATGACCACGATCAAGATTGAACGACTGGGCCACAAGGGTGACGGGATCGCCGCTGGGCCGATCTTTGTTCCCGGCGCCTTGCCGGGCGAAGAAGTGACGGGTGACGTCAAAGGTGGCGTCATGGCCGCGCCCAAGATTGTCACGCCTGTGCCGGATCGGGTGAAACCGCCCTGCGCCCATGCCAAGGGTTGCGGCGGCTGCCAATTGCAGCACGCCAGCGACGGTTTTGTCGCGGATTGGAAAACGCAGGTCGTGGCCCGGGCGCTTGAGGCGCATGATCTGAGTACGGAAATCAGACCCTGCATCACCTCGGCCGCGCAATCGCGGCGGCGCGCGTCCTTTTCGGCGCGGCGCACGAAAAAGGGTGCCTTGGCTGGTTTTCACCAAAAGGGATCGGACGTGATCGTGCCGGTGCCGAATTGCCGGCTGGTGACGCCCGCGCTGGCGGCGTCTTTGCCCATGGTCGAGGCGCTGGCCGTTCTGGGGGCCAGCCGCAAAGGCGAGATTTCCGTGCTGGTGACGCAAAGCCGGACGGGGCTGGATGTGTCCGTGACTGGCGGCAAGGAGATGGACGCGGATTTCCGGCGCGACCTGGCCGATCTGGCGCGGGACCATGATCTGGCGCGCATCGCCTGGGACGACGAGGTGCTGACCCGCCGCGCGCCGATCCAGCGCTTTGGCAAGGCCGATGTCACGCCGCCGCCCGGCGCCTTCATGCAGGCGACCGAGGATGGCGAGGCCGCCCTGCTGGCCGGTGTCCGCGAGGCGCTGGGCCCCTTGGGCAAAAACGCCAAGATCGCCGATCTGTTCGCCGGATGCGGCACCTTTTCCCTGCCTTTGGCACAGGATGCCCGCGTGCATGCCGTCGAAGGCGATCAGGCCATGATGCAGGCGCTGGACCACGGTTGGCGCAATGCCGAAGGGCTGAAGCTGGTGACACATCAGGTGCGCGACCTGTTCCGCAATCCTTTGATGCTGGACGAGTTGGACCGCCTTGACGGCGTTGTCATCGACCCGCCGCGCGCCGGGGCCGAGGCGCAGATGGTCGAGATTGCCCGCGCCCGCGTGCCGAAGGTTGCGCATGTGTCCTGCAACCCGGTGACCTTTGCGCGCGATTGCGCCGTGCTGACCCGCGCGGGCTATCGTCTGGATTTCGTGCAGGTCGTCGACCAGTTCCGCTGGTCCACCCATGTCGAGGTGGTGGCCGGGCTGACGCTGATCAAATGA
- a CDS encoding invasion associated locus B family protein: MISSFVRVIATTAMVLTAGAAMAQQESTNRVDAMTDWSVFEGQTPRECWAVTTYKESVNTKDGRVVAVTRGDILLMVFFRPEAGVNGQVAFTGGYPFAPGSTVNMNVSGTEFELYSEGEWAWPATPQDDAKLITAMKRGADAVLTAVSARGTTTKDTFSLLGFTAAVEDAEKRCAK; this comes from the coding sequence ATGATTTCAAGCTTTGTGCGCGTGATTGCCACGACTGCGATGGTTCTGACGGCGGGTGCCGCCATGGCGCAGCAGGAAAGCACGAACCGCGTTGACGCAATGACCGATTGGTCGGTGTTCGAAGGGCAAACCCCGCGCGAATGCTGGGCCGTGACGACCTACAAGGAAAGCGTGAACACCAAGGACGGGCGCGTTGTCGCCGTGACGCGGGGCGATATCCTGCTGATGGTGTTTTTCCGCCCCGAGGCGGGCGTGAACGGGCAGGTCGCCTTTACCGGCGGTTATCCCTTTGCTCCGGGATCGACGGTCAACATGAACGTCAGCGGCACCGAGTTCGAGCTGTATTCCGAAGGCGAATGGGCCTGGCCCGCGACGCCGCAGGATGATGCCAAGCTTATCACCGCGATGAAGCGCGGCGCCGATGCGGTGCTGACGGCGGTGTCTGCGCGCGGCACCACGACCAAGGATACCTTTTCCCTGCTGGGCTTTACCGCCGCGGTGGAAGACGCTGAAAAGCGCTGCGCCAAGTAA
- a CDS encoding L,D-transpeptidase, which produces MVNSKGKGLSRRGFLVASAAAIGTPALAQDVNEGTTEIERDVTSVVRRNISSFRTLDWQPYFTNLNKGAILVDISSRALHYWEEGGRYHLYPSSVPLTEDLTRRGRTEVVRKVEGPEWRPTPSMRIRNPEWPEYVGPGPDNPLGSHALYLSWQYYRIHGTHDTRKIGRRSSNGCIGLYNEHIAELFGMAEVGTQVLLI; this is translated from the coding sequence ATGGTAAATTCAAAAGGCAAAGGCCTGAGCCGCCGCGGCTTTTTGGTGGCCAGCGCGGCCGCCATCGGGACTCCGGCATTGGCGCAGGACGTGAACGAAGGCACGACCGAGATCGAGCGCGACGTCACCTCGGTGGTGCGGCGCAACATCAGCAGCTTTCGCACGCTGGATTGGCAACCTTACTTCACGAACCTCAACAAGGGGGCGATTCTGGTCGATATCAGCAGTCGCGCGCTGCACTACTGGGAAGAGGGCGGGCGTTACCACCTGTACCCGTCGTCGGTTCCGCTGACCGAAGACCTGACACGCCGCGGTCGGACCGAAGTGGTGCGCAAGGTCGAAGGCCCCGAATGGCGACCGACCCCGTCGATGCGCATCCGCAACCCCGAGTGGCCCGAATACGTCGGCCCCGGTCCGGATAACCCGCTGGGAAGCCACGCGCTTTACCTCAGCTGGCAGTATTACCGCATCCACGGCACGCATGACACGCGCAAGATCGGTCGCCGGTCGTCGAACGGCTGCATCGGCCTGTACAACGAACACATCGCGGAACTTTTCGGGATGGCAGAAGTTGGCACCCAAGTGTTGCTAATTTGA
- the idi gene encoding isopentenyl-diphosphate Delta-isomerase, whose amino-acid sequence MHTMIPAWINGTLVPVDKLRAHLDGLRHKAVSVFVVRDGQTLIQRRALGKYHTPGLWANTCCTHPHWDEAPETCARRRLQQELGITGTNPVFRQQVEYRADVGGGMIEHEVVDIFLAEAPADMPLAPNPDEVMQTRWIDLDALRAEVAADPQAFTPWLRIYLQDHAASIFGRG is encoded by the coding sequence ATGCATACGATGATCCCCGCCTGGATCAACGGCACCTTGGTGCCGGTCGACAAGCTTCGGGCGCATCTGGACGGGCTGCGCCACAAGGCCGTGTCGGTCTTTGTCGTTCGGGACGGGCAAACCCTGATCCAGCGCCGCGCACTGGGCAAGTACCACACCCCCGGGCTGTGGGCGAACACCTGCTGCACGCATCCGCATTGGGACGAAGCCCCGGAAACCTGTGCCCGGCGGCGCCTGCAACAGGAACTGGGGATCACCGGGACAAACCCGGTTTTCCGTCAGCAGGTCGAATACCGCGCCGATGTCGGCGGCGGCATGATCGAACACGAGGTCGTCGACATCTTTCTGGCCGAGGCGCCCGCCGACATGCCGCTTGCGCCCAACCCGGACGAGGTGATGCAGACCCGCTGGATCGACCTGGACGCCCTGCGCGCCGAGGTTGCCGCAGACCCGCAGGCCTTTACCCCCTGGCTGCGCATCTACCTTCAGGACCACGCAGCCAGCATCTTTGGCAGGGGCTAA
- a CDS encoding ComF family protein — MSWAQRMQTLVQLVYPPRCLSCGGMVESDFGLCGVCWRDTPFIAGLTCDLCGTRLPGSSDREEHCDDCLTTARPWSKGRAALEYKDRGRRMVLALKHGDRHDIARPAARWMARQTRSIVREDTLVVPVPLHLHRHLARRYNQSALLAEALAAELDLDWCPDLLQRPQKTPSLDGKSRDERFATLAGRLSVSPLREGLIRGRSVLIVDDVMTSGATLAAATEASLAAGATEVFVSVLARVVKDA; from the coding sequence ATGAGTTGGGCGCAGCGGATGCAAACGCTAGTGCAGCTTGTCTATCCGCCAAGGTGCCTGTCCTGCGGCGGCATGGTCGAAAGCGATTTCGGCCTTTGCGGCGTATGTTGGCGCGACACGCCCTTTATCGCGGGGCTGACCTGCGATCTGTGCGGCACGCGCCTGCCGGGCAGTTCCGACCGCGAAGAACACTGCGACGACTGCCTGACCACCGCGCGCCCCTGGAGCAAGGGTCGCGCCGCGCTGGAATACAAGGATCGCGGACGGCGCATGGTTCTGGCGCTCAAACACGGCGACAGGCACGACATTGCACGCCCTGCCGCACGCTGGATGGCGCGCCAGACGCGGTCTATCGTGCGGGAGGATACCCTGGTCGTTCCGGTGCCCCTGCACCTGCATCGACATTTGGCGCGCCGTTACAACCAGTCTGCCCTGCTGGCCGAAGCCCTTGCGGCGGAACTGGATCTGGACTGGTGCCCCGATCTGTTGCAACGGCCGCAAAAGACGCCTTCGCTGGATGGCAAGTCGCGGGATGAACGTTTTGCCACGCTGGCCGGGCGGCTGTCCGTATCGCCCCTGCGCGAAGGGTTGATCCGGGGTCGCAGCGTGCTGATCGTCGATGACGTGATGACCTCGGGGGCGACTCTGGCGGCGGCCACCGAGGCCAGCCTTGCGGCAGGCGCAACCGAGGTTTTCGTCAGCGTACTGGCGCGCGTTGTCAAAGACGCCTAA
- a CDS encoding asparaginase, producing MTNAQLLAETFRGPFLENTHLGHAVISDSKGIVQAWGNPQAVVLPRSSSKMIQALPLVTSGAADKHGLTERQLALACASHQGAPLHVSAVSDWLKDLGLGESDLQCGPQPTRDNDLKLQMIRDGEPPCQLHNNCSGKHAGFLTLGQHLGAGPDYVDPDHPVQKAALDAFETVTDLKSPGFGIDGCSAPNYATTVEAMARAMAWFATAQTRNDTLSQAGARLAAAMYAYPEMVAGEGRACTLLMRAANQPVALKTGADGYFIAILPQQGLGVALKIADGTTRAAESALAAILVRLGVLSEDHPDTQRFLSPEIRNWRGILTGQVRPASALLA from the coding sequence ATGACCAACGCTCAATTGCTTGCCGAAACCTTCCGTGGCCCGTTTCTGGAAAACACCCATCTGGGGCATGCCGTGATCAGTGACAGCAAGGGTATCGTCCAGGCCTGGGGCAATCCCCAAGCCGTTGTTTTGCCGCGCAGCTCGTCCAAGATGATCCAGGCCTTGCCGCTCGTCACCTCGGGGGCTGCCGACAAACATGGGCTGACCGAACGCCAGCTGGCGCTGGCCTGCGCCTCTCATCAGGGGGCGCCGCTGCATGTGTCTGCCGTGTCGGACTGGCTAAAGGATCTGGGCCTGGGCGAATCCGACCTGCAGTGCGGGCCCCAGCCTACGCGCGACAACGACCTGAAATTGCAGATGATTCGCGACGGCGAGCCGCCCTGCCAACTGCACAACAACTGTTCGGGCAAGCATGCCGGTTTCCTGACGCTGGGCCAGCATCTGGGCGCGGGCCCCGACTATGTCGACCCCGATCACCCGGTGCAAAAGGCCGCGCTGGACGCCTTTGAAACCGTCACCGACCTGAAAAGCCCCGGCTTTGGAATCGATGGGTGCTCTGCCCCGAACTACGCCACCACGGTCGAGGCGATGGCGCGCGCCATGGCCTGGTTCGCCACCGCCCAGACCCGCAACGATACGCTTAGCCAGGCTGGCGCACGCCTTGCCGCCGCGATGTATGCCTATCCCGAAATGGTCGCCGGTGAAGGCCGGGCCTGCACGCTGTTGATGCGCGCGGCGAACCAGCCTGTGGCGCTGAAAACCGGGGCCGATGGCTATTTCATCGCCATTCTGCCCCAACAGGGCCTGGGGGTTGCGCTGAAAATCGCCGATGGCACGACCCGCGCGGCCGAAAGCGCGCTGGCAGCGATCCTGGTCAGGCTGGGCGTCCTGTCGGAAGATCACCCCGACACACAGCGATTCCTGTCCCCCGAAATCCGCAACTGGCGCGGCATCCTGACGGGTCAGGTGCGTCCGGCCAGCGCGCTTCTGGCCTGA
- the hemH gene encoding ferrochelatase, protein MLDAANTAVRPEHAPADHPRIKPAKVGILLANLGTPDDYTYWPMRRYLNEFLSDKRVIDIASWKWQPLLQLIILTKRPFTSGANYKSIWNHDKGESPLMTITKDQTAKMKAAMAERYGDQVMVDFCMRYGNPSTKSKVRAMVEAGCQKILFVPLYPQQAGATSATANDEFFRALMEEKWQPAVRTIPPYFDHPLYIDALAQSVETAYAALENKPDILVCSYHGMPKRYLLEGDPYHCQCQKNTRLLKERLGWDNTQITTTFQSVFGSEEWLKPYTVDHVADLAKQGKKKIAVIAPAFSADCIETLEEINEEIKESFEHAGGEEFTYIPCLNDDDAHIKALSAVVESNLKGWLD, encoded by the coding sequence ATGCTCGATGCTGCCAATACCGCTGTCAGACCGGAACACGCCCCCGCCGATCACCCCAGGATCAAACCGGCCAAGGTGGGCATCCTTCTGGCCAACCTCGGCACGCCGGACGATTACACCTATTGGCCGATGCGCCGCTATCTGAACGAATTCCTGTCGGACAAGCGGGTGATCGACATCGCGTCGTGGAAATGGCAACCGCTTCTGCAACTGATCATCCTGACGAAACGCCCCTTCACTTCGGGTGCGAACTACAAATCCATCTGGAACCACGACAAGGGCGAAAGCCCCCTGATGACCATCACCAAGGACCAGACCGCCAAGATGAAGGCTGCCATGGCAGAACGCTACGGCGATCAGGTCATGGTGGATTTCTGCATGCGCTATGGCAATCCGTCGACAAAATCAAAGGTCCGTGCCATGGTCGAAGCAGGCTGTCAAAAGATCCTGTTTGTGCCTTTGTATCCCCAGCAGGCCGGCGCCACCTCGGCCACCGCCAATGACGAGTTCTTTCGCGCGCTGATGGAGGAGAAATGGCAACCGGCAGTGCGCACCATCCCGCCCTATTTCGACCATCCGCTGTATATCGACGCCTTGGCCCAGTCTGTCGAAACCGCCTATGCCGCGCTGGAAAACAAGCCCGACATTCTGGTCTGCTCTTACCACGGCATGCCCAAACGCTACCTTCTGGAAGGCGATCCCTATCATTGCCAATGCCAGAAAAACACGCGCCTGCTGAAAGAACGGCTGGGCTGGGACAACACCCAGATCACGACAACCTTCCAGTCGGTGTTCGGGTCCGAAGAATGGCTGAAGCCCTATACGGTCGATCACGTGGCCGATCTGGCCAAGCAGGGAAAGAAAAAGATCGCCGTGATCGCCCCGGCCTTTTCGGCCGATTGCATCGAAACGCTGGAAGAGATCAACGAAGAGATCAAGGAAAGTTTTGAGCACGCCGGAGGCGAGGAATTTACCTATATCCCCTGCCTCAACGACGACGATGCCCACATCAAGGCACTGTCTGCGGTCGTCGAAAGCAATCTGAAAGGGTGGCTTGACTGA
- a CDS encoding methyltransferase domain-containing protein encodes MTQTPLLTDRQTLNRRRTRAARDPALFLHETARDEVQDRLAMVNRSFTAPAVVTPFPQVWESLLPDVRTLSDDDTLDLTEGAHDLVVHALALHWANDPVGQIIQCRRALRPDGLFLCLTFGGDTLKELRAALGQAEIEITGGLSPRILPMGEIRDLGGLLQRAGLALPVADAIPLTVSYQSALHLMRDLRAMGETNALHARLRQPTRRAILLRASEIYAQTFALEDGRVPASFEIVTLTGWAPDASQQKPLRPGSAAHSLAQALGTQEKPLKD; translated from the coding sequence ATGACACAAACGCCCCTTTTGACCGATCGCCAGACCCTGAACCGGCGGCGCACCCGTGCGGCCCGCGATCCCGCGCTGTTCCTGCATGAAACCGCCCGCGACGAGGTTCAGGATCGACTGGCGATGGTTAACAGATCGTTTACCGCACCCGCTGTGGTGACGCCTTTTCCGCAGGTCTGGGAAAGCCTGTTGCCGGATGTCCGCACCCTTTCGGACGACGACACGCTGGATCTGACCGAAGGTGCGCATGATCTGGTGGTGCATGCGCTGGCCTTGCATTGGGCCAACGATCCTGTCGGCCAGATCATCCAATGCCGCCGCGCACTGCGGCCCGACGGGTTGTTCCTGTGTCTGACCTTTGGTGGCGACACCCTGAAGGAACTGCGCGCCGCGCTGGGGCAGGCCGAAATCGAGATCACCGGTGGCCTGTCGCCGCGGATCCTGCCGATGGGCGAAATCCGCGACCTGGGCGGGCTTCTGCAACGGGCCGGTCTGGCACTGCCCGTGGCTGACGCCATACCGTTGACCGTCAGCTATCAAAGCGCCCTGCACCTGATGCGCGACCTGCGCGCCATGGGCGAAACCAATGCCCTGCACGCCCGCCTGCGCCAGCCGACAAGGCGCGCGATCCTGCTGCGCGCCAGCGAAATCTATGCGCAGACCTTCGCGCTGGAGGACGGCCGCGTTCCTGCCAGTTTCGAGATCGTCACCCTGACCGGGTGGGCCCCCGACGCCAGCCAGCAAAAACCGCTGCGCCCAGGATCGGCCGCCCATAGTCTTGCGCAGGCGCTAGGAACGCAGGAAAAGCCCCTGAAAGATTGA
- a CDS encoding CAP domain-containing protein codes for MNRRTFLLLSSAAALAACAETPTQPTLAPDGKPLPKVYRITAGDTARIQFRILDSVNALREAAGAPALQLDSKLNAAAATHARDMSVQNRPWHFGSDGSSPIDRVQRVGYSGRVVGENISETYETELETLAAWMEEPSTRKVILDPTARDLGFSWHQESSGKIWWTMLLGAPGLASIPGFTAS; via the coding sequence ATGAACCGTCGTACTTTTCTTTTGCTTTCGTCTGCCGCGGCCCTGGCTGCCTGCGCAGAGACCCCGACCCAGCCCACCCTGGCGCCGGACGGCAAGCCTTTGCCAAAGGTCTATCGAATCACCGCCGGGGATACGGCCCGCATTCAGTTCCGCATTCTGGATTCGGTCAACGCCCTGCGCGAAGCGGCCGGCGCCCCCGCGTTGCAGCTGGACTCCAAACTGAACGCCGCCGCCGCCACCCATGCGCGCGACATGTCTGTTCAGAACCGGCCCTGGCACTTTGGGTCGGACGGGTCGTCCCCGATCGACCGCGTGCAGCGCGTCGGCTACAGCGGCCGGGTTGTCGGCGAAAACATCTCGGAAACCTATGAAACCGAGCTTGAGACTCTGGCCGCCTGGATGGAAGAACCGTCGACCCGCAAGGTCATCCTGGACCCGACCGCGCGCGACCTGGGCTTTTCCTGGCACCAGGAAAGCAGCGGCAAGATCTGGTGGACGATGCTTTTGGGTGCACCCGGTCTGGCCTCCATCCCGGGTTTCACCGCCAGCTAA
- the grxC gene encoding glutaredoxin 3 yields the protein MKPVEIYTSPLCGFCHAAKRLLTQKGVAFSEVDVLKEPGRRSEMMDRAHGRHTVPQIFIGDTHVGGCDDLYDLERAGKLDALLAS from the coding sequence ATGAAACCTGTCGAAATCTACACCTCGCCGCTTTGCGGTTTTTGCCATGCGGCCAAACGGCTGCTGACCCAGAAAGGCGTCGCCTTTTCCGAAGTCGACGTTCTGAAGGAACCCGGCCGCCGGTCCGAGATGATGGACCGCGCGCATGGTCGCCACACCGTTCCGCAGATCTTCATCGGTGACACCCATGTGGGCGGCTGCGACGATCTTTACGACTTGGAGCGGGCGGGCAAGCTGGACGCGCTGCTGGCCAGCTGA
- a CDS encoding ferrochelatase, translated as MKKIALAAAFVGAASTAMAGSYAKDDVVMEPVVVVEETAASSSSAAILIPLLLVAIIAAAAAD; from the coding sequence ATGAAAAAAATCGCACTCGCCGCTGCATTTGTTGGCGCCGCTTCGACCGCAATGGCCGGTTCCTATGCTAAGGACGACGTCGTTATGGAGCCCGTCGTTGTTGTGGAAGAAACCGCAGCTTCGTCGTCCTCCGCAGCGATCCTGATCCCGCTGCTGCTGGTCGCCATCATCGCGGCAGCCGCTGCTGACTAA
- a CDS encoding MarR family winged helix-turn-helix transcriptional regulator, with protein sequence MSDASNLAISLVSELLTADQLLRSRLSKILPNRMEISHFSVLNHLARGGERTPAQLARAFHLTRGAMTNTLGKLEMAGHVHIRPDWDDARRKLVSISPAGKAARDAALAAITPLITEMVGELGDDRVRAALPVLRELRVRLEEG encoded by the coding sequence ATGAGCGACGCAAGCAACCTGGCGATTTCCCTGGTAAGCGAGCTTTTGACAGCCGATCAATTGCTGCGTTCGCGGTTGTCCAAGATTTTGCCAAACCGCATGGAGATTTCGCATTTTTCGGTGCTCAATCACCTGGCCCGGGGCGGCGAACGGACCCCGGCGCAACTGGCCCGGGCCTTTCACCTGACGCGCGGGGCGATGACAAACACGCTGGGGAAACTGGAAATGGCGGGGCATGTCCACATCCGCCCTGACTGGGACGATGCCCGCCGCAAGCTGGTGTCGATCTCGCCTGCGGGCAAGGCGGCGCGGGATGCGGCGCTGGCGGCAATCACGCCGCTGATCACGGAAATGGTCGGAGAGCTGGGCGATGATCGCGTGCGCGCGGCCTTGCCGGTCCTGCGCGAGTTGCGCGTCAGGTTGGAAGAGGGTTAG
- a CDS encoding L,D-transpeptidase family protein, with product MQFLKVFLVLGLALTVSACSSKFKTYNGPEVTQVLVNKGERKMYLLHHGEVLEQYKVGLGFAPGGDKKVRGDGRTPEGDYTIDRRNPNSQFHLSIGISYPNEADLAEAKALGKNAGGDIFIHGRPWKYRKGGRDWTAGCIAVTNREMQDIYAMVKDGTPIRINP from the coding sequence ATGCAGTTTCTGAAGGTTTTTCTGGTTCTGGGCTTGGCGCTGACTGTCAGCGCCTGTTCCAGCAAGTTCAAGACGTACAATGGCCCGGAGGTCACCCAGGTTCTGGTGAACAAGGGGGAACGCAAGATGTACTTGCTGCACCACGGCGAGGTGTTGGAGCAGTACAAGGTGGGCCTGGGATTCGCCCCGGGTGGCGACAAGAAGGTCCGCGGTGACGGGCGCACGCCCGAAGGCGACTACACCATCGACCGGCGCAACCCGAACAGCCAGTTCCATCTGAGCATCGGGATCTCCTACCCCAACGAGGCCGACCTGGCCGAAGCCAAGGCGCTGGGCAAGAACGCCGGCGGAGATATCTTCATTCACGGGCGTCCCTGGAAGTACCGCAAGGGCGGGCGCGACTGGACGGCGGGCTGCATCGCCGTGACGAACCGTGAAATGCAGGACATCTATGCCATGGTAAAGGACGGGACCCCGATCCGCATCAATCCCTGA
- the rlmN gene encoding 23S rRNA (adenine(2503)-C(2))-methyltransferase RlmN: MAADAPITQDVLTIPRKLPEGGKVNLVGLTRDGMRDALLQAGTPEKQAKMRVNQIWQWVYHWGVRDFAQMTNLAKDYRAKLDDHFVIEIPEVVSKQVSADGTRKYLVKIAGGHEVEVVYIPETDRGTLCISSQVGCTLTCSFCHTGTQKLVRNLTAGEIVGQIMMARDDLGEWPEPGTGTGDAGPRLLSNVVLMGMGEPLYNFDNVRDAMKIAMDGEGISLSRRRITLSTSGVVPEIAKCAEEIGCLLAVSFHATTDEVRDKLVPINKRWNIKELLDTLREYPRLSNSERITFEYVMLKDVNDTDADARRLVKLIQGIPAKINLIPFNEWPGAPYERSDWERIEKFADIVYKAGYASPIRTPRGEDIMAACGQLKSATERARKSRKQIEAEAGM, from the coding sequence ATGGCTGCGGATGCACCGATCACTCAGGATGTTCTGACCATCCCCCGCAAGCTGCCCGAGGGCGGCAAGGTCAACCTGGTGGGGCTGACCCGCGACGGGATGCGCGATGCCTTGTTGCAGGCGGGCACGCCGGAAAAGCAGGCCAAGATGCGGGTGAACCAGATCTGGCAGTGGGTGTATCACTGGGGCGTGCGCGACTTTGCCCAGATGACCAACCTGGCCAAGGACTATCGCGCCAAGCTGGACGATCATTTCGTGATCGAAATCCCCGAAGTGGTGTCCAAGCAGGTCAGCGCCGATGGCACACGCAAGTACCTGGTCAAGATCGCCGGCGGTCACGAGGTCGAGGTGGTCTATATCCCCGAGACGGATCGCGGGACGCTGTGCATTTCCTCGCAGGTGGGCTGCACCCTGACCTGTTCGTTCTGTCATACCGGCACGCAGAAACTGGTGCGGAACCTGACCGCCGGAGAGATTGTCGGCCAGATCATGATGGCCCGCGACGATCTGGGCGAATGGCCGGAACCGGGCACCGGGACGGGCGATGCCGGGCCGCGTCTGTTGTCGAACGTCGTTCTGATGGGCATGGGCGAGCCGCTGTACAACTTTGACAACGTGCGCGACGCGATGAAGATCGCCATGGATGGCGAAGGAATTTCCTTGTCGCGTCGGCGGATCACTCTGTCCACCTCGGGCGTTGTGCCCGAGATCGCGAAATGCGCCGAGGAAATCGGCTGTTTGCTGGCGGTGTCCTTCCACGCCACCACCGACGAGGTGCGCGACAAGCTGGTGCCGATCAACAAGCGCTGGAACATCAAGGAGTTGCTGGACACGCTGCGCGAATATCCCCGCCTTTCGAACAGCGAACGCATCACCTTTGAGTATGTCATGCTGAAGGATGTGAACGACACGGATGCCGATGCGCGGCGGTTGGTCAAACTGATCCAGGGCATTCCGGCCAAGATCAACCTGATCCCCTTCAACGAATGGCCCGGCGCGCCATATGAGCGGTCGGACTGGGAGCGGATCGAGAAGTTCGCGGATATCGTCTATAAGGCCGGCTATGCCAGCCCGATCCGCACCCCGCGCGGCGAAGACATCATGGCCGCCTGCGGCCAGTTGAAATCGGCGACGGAACGGGCCCGAAAGTCACGCAAGCAGATCGAGGCAGAAGCAGGGATGTAA
- a CDS encoding carbon-nitrogen hydrolase family protein gives MRVALLQTCSSDDPSANLAMVQGMLRDASGQGAQMALMPEVVNCVSMDRAHQADVLRSEGEDPFLAGVQAEARALGLWVLIGSLAQRAEPPETRFVNRSFVIDDQGHIAARYDKMHMFDVQVTETETYRESSGYAPGARAVLAQTPWAMLGLSVCYDIRFAYLYRALAKAGADILTVPAAFSPGTGPAHWQPLLQARAIETGCFVLAPAQTGTHAARSGRARSTHGHSMIVSPWGEVLLDAGTSPGVFVADLDLNQVQEARRKVPSLTHDRVFEGPE, from the coding sequence ATGCGGGTCGCGCTGCTGCAAACCTGTTCGTCGGACGATCCGTCGGCCAACCTTGCCATGGTGCAGGGCATGCTGCGCGACGCGTCCGGGCAGGGGGCGCAGATGGCGCTGATGCCCGAGGTGGTCAACTGCGTGTCAATGGACCGCGCGCATCAGGCTGATGTGCTGCGATCCGAGGGCGAAGATCCTTTCCTTGCCGGCGTGCAGGCCGAGGCACGCGCCCTGGGGTTGTGGGTGCTGATCGGATCGCTGGCGCAAAGGGCCGAACCGCCCGAAACGCGGTTCGTGAACCGGTCTTTCGTGATCGACGATCAGGGGCATATCGCGGCGCGCTATGACAAGATGCACATGTTCGACGTGCAGGTCACCGAAACCGAGACCTATCGCGAATCCAGCGGTTATGCGCCCGGCGCGCGGGCTGTGCTGGCGCAGACCCCCTGGGCGATGCTGGGGCTGAGCGTGTGTTATGACATCCGCTTTGCCTATCTGTATCGCGCCCTTGCGAAGGCCGGTGCGGACATCCTGACGGTGCCTGCCGCCTTTTCGCCCGGTACCGGCCCGGCCCATTGGCAGCCCTTGTTGCAGGCTCGGGCGATCGAAACCGGGTGTTTCGTCCTTGCACCCGCGCAGACCGGTACCCATGCCGCGCGCAGCGGCCGCGCGCGATCGACCCATGGTCACAGCATGATCGTGTCGCCCTGGGGCGAGGTGCTGCTGGATGCCGGGACAAGCCCGGGGGTTTTCGTCGCTGACCTGGATCTGAACCAGGTGCAGGAGGCGCGGCGCAAGGTGCCCTCGCTGACTCATGACCGCGTTTTCGAGGGTCCGGAATGA